The region GACAAAATTGAAAATGCTGGATCCCTGACAACATCAGATAATCTTCATCTTTATTGCCCATCAATAACCTCAACCGCCAAATCATCTAGTTCGTTTAACGTAATCTCGTAATCATCAAAGCTTTTTGGATCATTTTGTTTAGGTTCAATGTTTATCAGGCGATGTACCTTAGCAGATGAATATTGTCCAAGTTTTGATTTATGTTCCCACCAGTAAACCTTGTGGACCTCCATGCTTCCATCGGGACGTGCTGAAGATGCATCATTTTCAAACAATGTAATGAGTGCTTGTTTAATTTTATCAGCATCATTGTTGGTAAACCCGGTTTTCTCAGCCAATTGCGTATTGATGCTACCCTTAAATAAATACAGACCAAAATCAACACGGTGCTTCATCCCCATGGTATCAGAACCTTTTTTATCTCCTGTAACGGAATTCACACTTTTAGTGATTTGCATACTTGTGATATCTATTGGGTCAATACTGGTGGCGGTGTGAATCGTTACCGGACCACGTACACCCACAGAAACATCTGACCCTTTAAAAGCGAAAACTTGTCCAAAGCTGCGTACATCGATCCATTCTTTACATGCAGCCTGAGCGAATGCTTCATTATCCTTTGCCTTCACCGCCTTACTTAATTCGGAATTAGCATCCGCACGTTCTTTTAAACTCTTATATGAATCTACCTTTCTGTCATTAGATTGAACAAATACGGATTCGCCAGCGTCCAGTAAACGATTTCTGATTTTCCGTTTAATTGCAACATCGGAAATTTCTCCATGGCCATCATAATTTTGTCGGGGGCGATTCCCGTTTAAAGGGTCCCCATTTGGGTTTGAATTGGTAACAGATAGAATTACAGCAAAATCAATTTTGTGATCTAAAGTGGTCATTGTGATTGCTCCTCGCTATTTGTTTTTTCATCTTTATTCTTTTTTTGGTATAATTCTCTACGTTGACTATAGAAGCCTAATAAGTATTTTCCAGATAACGGTTTATCATTAAAATCATTAATATCCATTCTTGAAGCAACTTCATCAATCATTCCTGATAAGTAACCAGCTCTTTTACCCATACGAGCTTGGTAAGGCTGCAGACTTTCTTGTAAAGTCTTCCAGGTTCTTACCGGATGTTTAGAAAATGAATTCATATACCGAATCGCATTGGTTGCTCGTGTTTCGTCCTGATCAAGGGCACGTCTTTCTAAAACGTCAGCAATTGCTAACAAGCGACCAAACAGATAATCACGATCGTTAATCTCATGATCTAAAGCCACGCTGAATCCCTCCTGTTCTTCCTGCTTATTTATTAGTGCACATGCAATACTGAGCGTCTTTTCCCATTCCCACTTTTCCATGGCGACTGGGTTGGAAGCTCGATAGAAAGCACTTTTTACAATATCTTGTGGTATTTTACGTTCGTCAATAATGCACGGTAACATCCGAACCATTAATTCTTTTACAATTTTTTCATTTACTCTTGGTCCATAGGCAGCAAAGGCGATGTCCCGCGTTGCAGGTGCCCCCCAAAATTGAACAAACTTATTTTGATCGTTTTTACGATACCGATGTAGCCAAACACAACTTGAATGCCATTTTTTCAATCGGTTTAAATAAATTTCTTTGTTGAAATTACGATAATAGAGTACAGCCATTCGACCGGTAGTCGCCGAATCAAGCACCAATATGTTGACATCAGAATTTAAGGCTAAATCATTTTTATAACCATCCAAAGCTTTGGCAATCTCATTAGCAAAATGATCCAGCGTATTGGTTTTTATTTCTTGTTTCACCACTATTTCTGGGTGAATAGCAAACGTGTCTTCTTCCGGGGTTACGATATCTAAATCGTCATTTCCCCACACAAGAAAGACGCGTTGATCGATCATCTTCCCTTGACGATTAACCAGCCATTTTAACGCATTATGAGCTTTTTGGGAGACTTCATAACTGATACTTGCAGCTTCATGACTTTTATTGAAACGACCTCTAAACGTAAATCCACTCGTATCGTTCGCTGAAATTAACTTTGCTTTATCAGCGGCATGCCTTATTTTGTTAGCATGCCGTTCCGTGCTTGGTTGCGTTTTCCCAGTTACAAAGCAAAGATCGTCATCTTGTAATAGCCCATTATAATAACGAATAAATGAATCATATACTTCTTTATCGTCCCACACTTTGGTTAATACTTTATCAGGCGAATAAACATTAAAACGCACAAAAGCGCTTTCCTGCCCACCACTAACCACTGAAAAAATAGATGGCTTTTCTCCATGAATTGCCTCATATTTTTTATTCCATTTCCCAATTAAGTTGCCCTCTTCATCAAGGTAAAGCACTTTTTTTGCAACCAGGTCTTGAATTAAGCGCTTTTTTCGCAGATAAGAATAAATAATTTTAATCTTGTCATGGCCATATGGTGAATTTGCCCAGTTCCCTAGTTGGTCTATATAACACGCAAAAGGCTCTTCTTTTTTTATTTTCCCGCCATAGGCCACAAAATCCCCTGCAACATAACTTAATTTGTCATGCAGCGGATACGGTGCAATTTTGGATCCTGCTCGACTGGCTGAATCCTCCGTACACGGTATCAACGTACTTTCTTTATCAATGACTCTTGCATTTTGAAATTCACCGTCTTCTGTTATATCCACTTCAATATGGGCATTTTGGGTCGTATGCGAGATGGGCAGTAACGTGTACTCTCTCCCGTTACTTGTTTTTTCCACAACGCCCACCCTATCTTGATTCATTTCGTAAGTTTTATATAGGTTGTGTAGCCAACTCATCTATCCACCTCCTCTCCTAAAATTGTTGTTAGTTCATCAACAGATTGCACGTTTTCCTGATCGAAATGTTTTGATTTCATCTTCTTTACCGATCTAACATTTGTGCATGTTTCCGGTCTTGGAAACTGAATTACACCATTTTTCATTACCGGATTCCAAAGACGGACCTCCATCTGATTTTCCCCTGTCTCATCTGGATAATTAATTCCGTGTACCATAGTGCCTAAATAGATCTCATCATTGTCATCATAAAAGCCTTCTCCTTCACCAAAGGTACAGGGCTCTACATAACCTTGACATTCTCTTGTACCAAGAAAGATATCCCTTCTCCCTCCGGCTTTTAGTGAGCGCCTTAGAATGCTATGGTGCTTTTCCTCGTTTCGATCAAACTCCATATCCGGTCGATTCATGTTAAATTCAAAATGCGCTTTCACCTGGTATCTTGGTTTTTTTAAATATGTGTAGTTTGCAAGTGTATTCCCACCACCATATTCAATCGGACGAATACCCTTAGACTCCATTTGAATAGAATTCATGATACGGACTTCGTCTACAATCATTAATAAAGTTGGTTTCCAGTAAATACTTTCAACAATCCCCTTAAGTGCCTGATAGGTTGGGACTTGATAGGAAAGCTTTTCCCCTCCAATTTTCGTTAACGGGTCGGTAAATAAGGCATAGTCTCCATAAAGCTCAAATTCAATACCATTCCGCAATGGATCATCACCTCCATTTTCTAAAATTTTATAACATATTTATATTTTAATTGATTTAATGGATTCAGTCAATCATAATTAAACATTATATGAATTTTAAATTCTATTTTATTATGTGTTATAATTAAATTCGCTTGCTAAAAGCGTGGATTGAAAAATATAGTGTTTTATTTGGGAACCTATCTTGAGCTAAGATAGGTTTTTCAATACATAACAAGGTCTAAATTAGAATCATTCTTTAAATCTAGTCCAAATTCCCGGCTATAAAATCCCTCTTTTAATGCAAAAATTTGTCCATCAAAAAATGATATTAGTCCATCATTAAGGCTTAACTCGTCCAATTCATATTTGTAAAGATTAACCGAATAATGTTGTGCGGTCTTCAGAAGCCTCGTAAGATCCTCAATTCTATCACTTCCAGTTAATTCAGTGATAATGGATTTACCCTTTCCAAATGGCACCAATACAGAGGTAGTAACATTATCAATTACATGAAAATGTTCAGCCGCGGTTCTATAGCTTCCAGTTATAAACAACGGTAGTCCCTTTCCGGTTTTACTTTGATATGCTTGAACATATTTGTTGTTGGCACGAGTTGACATTAACAGTTCAGTCATATTTTGCCGTACTTGCTTTACTTGATAATTTAATTCATCCTTGAATCCGGAATAAAAGTTTTTAAAATAGAACTGCATCGCTTGTCGGGATAACAAGTTGCCACCGTGTTTATTTGCATCTTTTTTCATATCGATAAGAATATTAGCAGCAATCTCTTTACCCTTTTTTATTTCTTTTAGCCTGGAAAGGTTTTCTTCTGCATGATCAACCACATAAACTTGTTGCAGTTCTTTTTCCCCATGACGATTACAACGTCCAGCCGCCTGCGCAATGGAATCAAGACCTGCCAGAGAACGAATCACACAATCAAAACTAATATCTACACCAGCTTCT is a window of Lentibacillus daqui DNA encoding:
- the cas7c gene encoding type I-C CRISPR-associated protein Cas7/Csd2 is translated as MTTLDHKIDFAVILSVTNSNPNGDPLNGNRPRQNYDGHGEISDVAIKRKIRNRLLDAGESVFVQSNDRKVDSYKSLKERADANSELSKAVKAKDNEAFAQAACKEWIDVRSFGQVFAFKGSDVSVGVRGPVTIHTATSIDPIDITSMQITKSVNSVTGDKKGSDTMGMKHRVDFGLYLFKGSINTQLAEKTGFTNNDADKIKQALITLFENDASSARPDGSMEVHKVYWWEHKSKLGQYSSAKVHRLINIEPKQNDPKSFDDYEITLNELDDLAVEVIDGQ
- the cas8c gene encoding type I-C CRISPR-associated protein Cas8c/Csd1: MSWLHNLYKTYEMNQDRVGVVEKTSNGREYTLLPISHTTQNAHIEVDITEDGEFQNARVIDKESTLIPCTEDSASRAGSKIAPYPLHDKLSYVAGDFVAYGGKIKKEEPFACYIDQLGNWANSPYGHDKIKIIYSYLRKKRLIQDLVAKKVLYLDEEGNLIGKWNKKYEAIHGEKPSIFSVVSGGQESAFVRFNVYSPDKVLTKVWDDKEVYDSFIRYYNGLLQDDDLCFVTGKTQPSTERHANKIRHAADKAKLISANDTSGFTFRGRFNKSHEAASISYEVSQKAHNALKWLVNRQGKMIDQRVFLVWGNDDLDIVTPEEDTFAIHPEIVVKQEIKTNTLDHFANEIAKALDGYKNDLALNSDVNILVLDSATTGRMAVLYYRNFNKEIYLNRLKKWHSSCVWLHRYRKNDQNKFVQFWGAPATRDIAFAAYGPRVNEKIVKELMVRMLPCIIDERKIPQDIVKSAFYRASNPVAMEKWEWEKTLSIACALINKQEEQEGFSVALDHEINDRDYLFGRLLAIADVLERRALDQDETRATNAIRYMNSFSKHPVRTWKTLQESLQPYQARMGKRAGYLSGMIDEVASRMDINDFNDKPLSGKYLLGFYSQRRELYQKKNKDEKTNSEEQSQ
- the cas5c gene encoding type I-C CRISPR-associated protein Cas5c, which translates into the protein MRNGIEFELYGDYALFTDPLTKIGGEKLSYQVPTYQALKGIVESIYWKPTLLMIVDEVRIMNSIQMESKGIRPIEYGGGNTLANYTYLKKPRYQVKAHFEFNMNRPDMEFDRNEEKHHSILRRSLKAGGRRDIFLGTRECQGYVEPCTFGEGEGFYDDNDEIYLGTMVHGINYPDETGENQMEVRLWNPVMKNGVIQFPRPETCTNVRSVKKMKSKHFDQENVQSVDELTTILGEEVDR